From the genome of Cytobacillus firmus, one region includes:
- the fdhD gene encoding formate dehydrogenase accessory sulfurtransferase FdhD, producing MDIQSSRKIVRFQNGVLQEADDSIVSEHPLTIHLNGEEFATMVCSPENIRELTIGFLASEGFIRRFEEIKDIQIDESKGFAYVELHTQTSTASHEFHSKRFIGSCCGKSRQFYFHNDARTARTSTSKLTLSPSQCISFMKQLQDGSLIFQETGGVHNAALFSADEMIVSRTDIGRHNALDKILGYCIENRISVRDKVIAFSGRISSEVLLKAAKIGVGIILSKSAPTDLAIKLAEDLNITAVGFIRGQAFNVYSHSERIVSGEED from the coding sequence ATGGATATTCAAAGCAGCAGAAAAATTGTCAGATTTCAGAATGGAGTTTTGCAGGAAGCAGATGATTCAATTGTTTCTGAACACCCTCTCACCATTCACCTAAATGGAGAAGAGTTCGCAACAATGGTCTGCAGCCCAGAGAATATTCGGGAATTAACAATCGGCTTTTTGGCTTCTGAAGGCTTTATCAGGAGATTTGAAGAAATCAAGGATATTCAAATAGATGAAAGCAAAGGTTTTGCATATGTAGAGCTGCATACCCAAACTTCTACAGCAAGCCATGAATTCCACTCCAAGCGGTTTATTGGTTCATGCTGCGGAAAGAGCAGGCAATTTTATTTTCACAATGATGCCAGGACAGCCAGAACTTCTACATCAAAGCTGACCTTGTCTCCCAGCCAGTGCATCTCTTTTATGAAACAGCTTCAGGATGGCAGTCTGATTTTTCAAGAAACCGGAGGAGTACATAATGCCGCCTTATTTTCTGCAGATGAAATGATTGTCAGCAGAACAGACATTGGCCGGCATAATGCACTGGATAAAATCCTTGGTTATTGCATTGAAAACAGGATTTCTGTAAGAGATAAAGTCATTGCATTCAGCGGCAGAATCTCTTCGGAAGTCCTGCTAAAAGCAGCCAAAATTGGAGTTGGCATCATCCTATCAAAATCAGCACCGACTGATTTAGCCATCAAGCTGGCTGAAGACCTAAATATTACAGCGGTTGGCTTTATTCGAGGTCAGGCTTTTAATGTTTATTCTCATTCTGAAAGGATCGTTTCAGGGGAGGAAGATTAA
- the fdhF gene encoding formate dehydrogenase subunit alpha: protein MIDLPPSLNIKINGIEMKAEQDQTVLQLLNDSSIEIPQVCFHPSLGAIETCDTCIVSVNGELVRSCSTKIKDGDIIDTVEPDVKQAQTIAMDKILFNHELYCTVCDYNNGGCEVHNTVKAMKINHQSIPFDHKPYEKDESHPFYRYDPDQCILCGRCVEACQDVQVTETLTIDWERQRPRVIWDNDVPINESSCVSCGHCSTVCPCNAMMEKGMEGEAGFLTGIAKNTLRPMIEITKNVETGYGSILAISDMEAAMREEKIKKTKTVCTYCGVGCSFDVWTKGREILKVEPQAEAPANGISTCVKGKFGWDFVNSEERLTKPLIREGDSFREAEWDEALNLIARKFTEIKEKHGPDALSFITSSKCTNEESYLMQKLGRAVVGTNNIDNCSRYCQTPATVGLFRTVGYGGDAGSIEDIKNAELVLIIGSNTSESHPVLSTRVKRSQKLNGQKVIVADLREHEMAERSDLFVRPRAGTDMVWLSAITKYIIDQGWADEKFLQEKVNGLEEFVSNLEKYTLEFAEETTGISRDNLIKMAEMIHEAESVSALWAMGVTQHLGGSDTSTAISNLLLVTGNYAKSGAGAYPLRGHNNVQGAGDFGSSPDNLPGYQKVSDPDVRRKFENAWGVKLPEKAGMNNHEMVEGVHEGQLKAMYLKGEDMGLVDSNINYVQAAFEKLDFFVVQDIFLSRTAEFADVVLPASPSLEKEGTFTNTERRIQRLYKAFEPLGDSKPDWQIITEVANRLGADWTYTHPSEVMAEAAKLMPLYAGVTYDRLEGYNSLQWPVAEDGTDTPLLYTDGFPFPDGKARLFPVDWTPALEFPAEYDIHVNNGRLLEHFHEGNMTYKSKGISSKTPEVFLEVSPELAKERGLKDGTLVRLTSPYGNVKVKCHITDRVKGKEVYLPMNDRGDAAINLLTSSYADKDTDTPAYKETKVKLEILREEGSNPLPRINHRYGNPQPQIGVNVQKKWARKDYIFPGELVKKERKQHG, encoded by the coding sequence ATGATAGATTTGCCGCCATCACTAAATATAAAGATAAATGGGATAGAAATGAAGGCAGAACAGGATCAAACCGTTTTGCAGTTATTAAATGACAGCTCGATCGAAATTCCTCAGGTCTGCTTCCATCCCAGCCTGGGAGCAATAGAAACCTGTGATACCTGCATTGTTTCCGTGAATGGAGAACTTGTGCGGTCATGCTCCACGAAAATTAAAGATGGAGACATAATCGATACGGTGGAACCTGATGTAAAACAGGCACAGACTATTGCCATGGATAAAATTCTCTTTAATCATGAGCTGTATTGTACGGTTTGTGACTATAACAACGGGGGATGTGAAGTACATAATACGGTTAAGGCGATGAAAATCAATCATCAAAGCATCCCGTTTGATCATAAGCCATATGAAAAGGATGAATCTCACCCATTTTACAGATATGATCCGGATCAGTGCATTCTTTGCGGCAGATGTGTGGAAGCCTGTCAGGATGTCCAGGTTACTGAAACCCTAACAATTGATTGGGAGAGACAGAGACCAAGAGTTATATGGGATAATGATGTGCCCATTAACGAGTCCTCCTGTGTTTCCTGTGGACACTGCTCCACTGTTTGTCCGTGTAATGCCATGATGGAAAAGGGGATGGAAGGCGAAGCAGGGTTTCTGACTGGCATAGCCAAAAACACCCTTCGTCCAATGATCGAAATCACTAAAAATGTTGAAACAGGATATGGCTCCATTCTGGCGATATCCGATATGGAAGCTGCTATGCGGGAAGAGAAAATTAAAAAGACCAAAACCGTCTGCACATATTGCGGGGTCGGCTGCAGCTTTGACGTATGGACAAAAGGCCGCGAAATATTGAAGGTTGAACCTCAGGCAGAAGCGCCCGCCAATGGCATTTCTACATGTGTAAAAGGGAAATTTGGCTGGGACTTTGTAAATAGTGAGGAACGTTTAACCAAACCGCTAATCAGGGAAGGCGATTCATTTCGTGAAGCAGAATGGGACGAAGCTCTAAATCTGATTGCCCGGAAATTTACAGAAATCAAAGAAAAGCATGGCCCGGATGCGCTAAGCTTTATTACTTCTTCTAAATGCACCAATGAAGAATCGTATCTCATGCAGAAGCTTGGCAGGGCAGTTGTAGGAACGAACAATATTGATAACTGTTCAAGGTATTGCCAGACTCCGGCAACGGTAGGCTTATTCCGAACTGTTGGATATGGCGGTGATGCAGGTTCTATAGAAGATATTAAAAACGCCGAATTAGTGCTGATAATCGGCTCTAATACATCGGAATCCCACCCGGTTCTTTCCACCAGGGTGAAACGATCCCAGAAGCTTAACGGCCAGAAAGTAATCGTGGCTGACTTGAGGGAACACGAAATGGCAGAGCGTTCGGATCTGTTTGTGCGTCCTAGAGCCGGTACTGATATGGTATGGCTTTCTGCCATTACGAAATACATTATCGATCAGGGCTGGGCGGATGAGAAGTTTCTTCAGGAAAAAGTGAACGGACTGGAGGAATTTGTATCAAATCTGGAGAAATATACGCTGGAATTTGCAGAAGAAACAACCGGTATCTCCAGAGACAATCTAATCAAAATGGCTGAAATGATTCATGAAGCCGAAAGTGTTTCTGCATTATGGGCAATGGGTGTCACGCAGCATCTAGGAGGCAGTGATACAAGCACAGCCATTTCAAATCTCCTGCTAGTAACCGGCAATTACGCTAAGTCTGGTGCAGGTGCATATCCATTAAGGGGCCATAATAATGTACAGGGGGCAGGAGATTTCGGAAGCAGTCCTGATAATTTGCCTGGTTACCAAAAGGTGTCAGATCCTGATGTGAGAAGGAAGTTCGAAAATGCCTGGGGTGTAAAGCTTCCTGAAAAAGCCGGAATGAATAATCACGAGATGGTAGAGGGAGTTCATGAGGGGCAGCTGAAAGCGATGTACCTGAAGGGCGAAGATATGGGGCTTGTGGATTCCAACATCAATTATGTGCAGGCAGCATTTGAGAAGCTTGATTTCTTTGTCGTCCAGGATATTTTTCTATCCCGTACAGCTGAGTTTGCAGATGTTGTTCTCCCGGCAAGCCCAAGTCTGGAAAAGGAAGGGACATTTACGAACACAGAAAGAAGAATCCAGCGTCTGTACAAGGCGTTTGAGCCCCTTGGAGATTCAAAGCCGGATTGGCAGATTATTACTGAAGTTGCGAATCGCTTAGGAGCAGACTGGACGTATACACATCCTAGCGAAGTAATGGCCGAAGCAGCAAAGCTTATGCCTCTATACGCTGGCGTTACCTATGATAGATTGGAAGGATACAATAGTCTGCAATGGCCTGTCGCTGAGGACGGAACTGACACTCCACTCCTCTATACGGATGGCTTCCCGTTCCCGGATGGCAAGGCAAGACTTTTTCCGGTAGATTGGACTCCTGCTCTTGAATTCCCGGCGGAATATGATATCCATGTCAATAATGGCCGTCTCCTGGAGCATTTCCATGAAGGGAATATGACATATAAGTCAAAAGGAATCAGCTCTAAAACACCGGAAGTGTTCCTTGAGGTATCACCGGAGCTGGCAAAGGAGCGAGGCTTGAAAGACGGCACGCTTGTTCGACTGACTTCACCGTATGGCAATGTTAAAGTTAAATGCCATATAACCGACAGGGTAAAAGGAAAGGAAGTTTACCTTCCTATGAATGATAGAGGAGACGCGGCCATAAATTTATTAACAAGCAGCTATGCCGACAAGGATACTGATACACCGGCATATAAGGAAACAAAGGTAAAGCTTGAAATTCTGAGAGAAGAAGGCAGCAATCCACTTCCTAGAATTAATCACCGCTATGGCAATCCGCAGCCGCAAATAGGTGTAAATGTCCAAAAGAAATGGGCAAGGAAAGATTATATTTTCCCGGGAGAATTGGTGAAAAAGGAGCGGAAGCAGCATGGCTAA
- a CDS encoding LVIVD repeat-containing protein → MKKKILIKTALAGALVLSAGGTTALAHDEFSGGIEKGDSLAGVELAVPLLEGSKNTGNLQEVAAVPLKEVKEGVQNSSGDVYAHKGFAYVGTHTKNGGEGGVRVFDMKDPSNPVEVSSFAHLPGTWQEKVIVKTVNTKHFKGDLAAVSVQKVDRTNPDAKGGFVLYDVTNPREPKELGFWEDTSGARGTHELYLTVQGNNVYVLTANCYADLYSHGEKMDVNIVDVSKPSSPETIYEFNPRNYIPEVSDENYDGYNWTDEEGVKRAAFAHSVKTDGTGKTAFLSYWDLGTIMLDISDAKNPVYLGRTDFANDVQGAAHSMDLAKGGNVLIETREVFGPTREGFESAYGYTMIYDIKDKTNPKLLSTFRTDFTEKIPGGATVHDPKVQGNTLYLSHYAGGVRTVDITDPSNPEEIGVYIPSKSNIWGVFVDRNYVLASDMGSGLKVLQKNGSH, encoded by the coding sequence AGCATTGGCAGGAGCGCTTGTACTCTCAGCCGGAGGCACGACAGCTCTTGCGCATGATGAATTCAGCGGAGGTATAGAAAAAGGCGATAGTCTGGCTGGTGTTGAATTAGCGGTCCCATTGCTAGAAGGCAGCAAGAATACAGGTAATCTTCAAGAAGTGGCTGCTGTTCCTCTGAAAGAAGTTAAAGAGGGGGTACAAAATTCATCGGGTGATGTTTATGCGCATAAAGGCTTTGCTTATGTAGGCACACATACAAAAAATGGCGGAGAAGGCGGTGTCCGTGTATTTGATATGAAAGATCCTTCAAATCCAGTAGAAGTGTCGTCATTCGCTCACCTTCCAGGGACCTGGCAGGAAAAAGTGATTGTGAAAACGGTGAATACAAAGCATTTCAAAGGAGACTTAGCTGCAGTCAGCGTTCAAAAGGTCGACCGCACCAACCCTGATGCAAAGGGAGGATTTGTATTATATGATGTAACAAATCCAAGAGAACCGAAAGAGCTGGGTTTCTGGGAAGATACATCGGGTGCGAGAGGAACACATGAACTTTACCTTACAGTCCAGGGGAATAATGTTTATGTGCTGACTGCAAATTGCTATGCAGATCTATACTCTCATGGGGAGAAGATGGATGTTAATATTGTAGACGTTTCAAAACCATCGTCACCTGAAACCATTTATGAATTTAATCCGCGCAATTATATTCCTGAAGTAAGTGATGAGAATTATGACGGGTATAATTGGACTGATGAAGAAGGAGTTAAAAGGGCAGCATTTGCACATAGCGTCAAAACAGATGGAACCGGGAAAACAGCCTTCCTCTCCTACTGGGATTTAGGAACAATCATGCTTGATATCAGTGATGCCAAAAATCCGGTATACCTTGGCAGAACTGATTTTGCCAACGATGTTCAGGGAGCTGCCCATTCAATGGATTTAGCTAAAGGCGGGAATGTCCTTATTGAAACAAGGGAGGTATTCGGACCTACTAGAGAGGGCTTTGAGAGTGCCTATGGGTACACCATGATTTATGATATTAAAGATAAAACGAATCCAAAGCTGCTAAGTACCTTTAGAACGGATTTCACTGAGAAGATTCCTGGTGGTGCGACAGTTCACGATCCTAAGGTCCAGGGGAACACATTGTACCTCTCCCATTATGCTGGCGGAGTAAGGACAGTAGACATTACTGATCCATCTAATCCCGAGGAAATTGGTGTCTATATTCCAAGCAAATCTAATATTTGGGGTGTATTCGTAGATCGCAATTATGTGCTTGCATCTGATATGGGTTCCGGCCTTAAAGTTCTGCAGAAGAATGGCAGCCACTAA
- a CDS encoding DUF1641 domain-containing protein, with product MAKAINNIKRFELSPEDKRKKDLEEVENALIENKEPILELLTAVGHMHDRGVLSLLNGLFGQGDKVLNVLVKALDKPEATNTIKNLLLMVGTLGTINVQQLEPLLLKLNSGIARVAEYKDTDEKTSYFDLVKALKDPEVNRAVTLLITFLKGMGEDTSAMERNTQLPEDQKLHKMENNESDVPPNKRE from the coding sequence ATGGCTAAAGCGATTAATAACATCAAGCGTTTTGAATTGTCACCCGAGGATAAACGAAAAAAAGACCTGGAAGAAGTGGAGAATGCCCTCATAGAAAATAAGGAACCTATACTTGAGCTTCTGACAGCGGTCGGACATATGCATGATCGGGGAGTTCTCTCATTATTGAATGGCCTGTTTGGACAGGGAGATAAAGTTTTGAATGTCCTTGTTAAAGCATTAGACAAACCGGAAGCTACAAATACAATAAAAAACCTGCTTCTTATGGTTGGAACCCTCGGTACTATAAATGTCCAGCAGCTTGAACCCTTGCTGTTAAAATTAAATTCAGGTATTGCAAGAGTGGCGGAATACAAAGATACTGATGAAAAAACAAGCTATTTTGATCTTGTTAAGGCATTGAAAGATCCGGAAGTCAATCGGGCAGTTACCCTCCTGATCACCTTTTTAAAAGGAATGGGCGAAGATACAAGCGCCATGGAAAGGAACACCCAGCTTCCAGAAGATCAGAAATTGCACAAAATGGAAAATAACGAAAGTGATGTTCCTCCAAACAAGAGAGAATGA
- a CDS encoding HD-GYP domain-containing protein → MGIINEGSFIETVHMKGLQISLIASGDGTEVIYHRLEPDARWGLEPLEGGETLEYLHMLSGELLLKDSNGEKTLRPGDSFQRCPVTEHHIFQSIGQSEFLYVTSNPVFHYYSKVTNELRDLVISIEEKDGYTSDHCDRITKMSMLMADALDLNSRQILKLNLAAFLHDIGKVKVPVEILQKPGKLTSDEWDLMKQHSTFGREILQETGLPSLIEAGEVVEQHHERFDGTGYPKGLKGDEIAIEAAIISVVDSFDAMTTDRVYQKGRSVLEAIDELIQNRGTMYNPEIVDTFIKIKEKLVKI, encoded by the coding sequence GTGGGCATCATAAATGAAGGTAGTTTCATTGAAACAGTCCACATGAAAGGGTTGCAAATCTCCCTGATTGCTTCGGGGGATGGGACAGAGGTTATTTATCATAGGCTGGAGCCAGATGCAAGGTGGGGACTGGAACCGTTAGAAGGCGGTGAAACGCTGGAATATCTTCATATGCTTTCCGGTGAACTGCTATTAAAAGATTCTAATGGAGAAAAAACGCTAAGACCCGGTGATTCGTTCCAAAGATGTCCTGTAACTGAACATCATATTTTTCAATCAATAGGTCAATCTGAATTTTTATATGTAACCTCTAATCCAGTATTTCATTACTATAGCAAAGTGACAAATGAATTAAGAGATTTGGTCATATCAATTGAAGAAAAAGATGGATATACAAGTGACCATTGCGATCGAATTACAAAAATGTCAATGCTCATGGCTGACGCGCTTGATTTAAATTCCCGGCAAATTTTAAAACTTAATCTTGCTGCATTCTTGCATGATATAGGAAAAGTAAAGGTGCCCGTTGAGATTCTTCAAAAACCGGGTAAATTAACCTCTGATGAGTGGGATTTAATGAAACAGCATTCGACGTTTGGACGCGAAATATTGCAAGAAACAGGTCTGCCGAGTTTAATAGAAGCAGGCGAAGTGGTAGAGCAGCATCATGAAAGATTTGATGGAACAGGATATCCCAAAGGACTTAAAGGGGATGAAATTGCAATCGAGGCTGCCATTATTTCTGTTGTAGACTCATTTGATGCAATGACTACTGATCGTGTTTATCAGAAAGGCAGAAGTGTACTTGAAGCAATAGATGAACTTATACAAAATCGGGGTACCATGTACAATCCAGAGATCGTTGATACATTTATTAAAATAAAAGAAAAATTAGTGAAAATTTAA